One genomic region from Cyanobium usitatum str. Tous encodes:
- a CDS encoding ribonuclease catalytic domain-containing protein, with the protein MGLGDERGPQLAVVLAVASNKASLAIGTSARQQIQPLRQLLLLSAFSGECDPPQRLSQAPWSISDDALLAVLPARSDFAAAWILMQAEAQGLQLSDWVDLVSSRRDGLAIAACWRWCLGPQTLFRLRQDLVEARPLADLRRLRRERRLRVLQEQAEMRWQQQLRDRQPLDLQLLSVEQRQQLELLIDWAGGECTTPLPLPLRQALQAAKVTADTGSIRHLLVDLGQWQAHNLPSLRATVWEQGFSADLLADAERLLASAETEQPGDGERLDLSGQRSVTIDDADTCDIDDGLALETTPAGQVKIWIHVADPGRLIALDSPLDLEARRRGSSLYLASGILPMFPEALATGPMSLRAGHRSAAWSIWVELDGDGAVAASGLQRSWVKPTYRLSYGDADDLIDLAPPQERDLADLHGLLLRRRQWRVRQGALLLDQPEGRIRAQGDAAQLEITEPSPARLMVAEAMILAGAVVAGLGQDQALALPYRSQLTATLPSEAELAALPAGPVRHCAIKRCLSRGHTGTEPSPHFSLGLPAYVQVTSPIRRYADLVAQRQLLALQQARQPMVAADLAALLSDLDGPLRQGIQISREDQRHWQQVWFAAHGSQHWQACFLRWLRPQDRLGLVHVDALAMDLAAECPGGSAPGDLLQLRVQAVDPLRDQLRLQATG; encoded by the coding sequence GTGGGACTGGGCGATGAGCGCGGTCCCCAGCTTGCTGTTGTTTTGGCTGTGGCCTCAAACAAGGCCTCGTTAGCTATCGGTACCAGCGCTAGGCAGCAGATCCAGCCGCTGCGGCAACTTTTGCTGCTCAGCGCATTTTCCGGCGAGTGCGACCCACCCCAGCGCCTTAGCCAAGCTCCGTGGTCGATCAGCGACGACGCCTTGCTGGCAGTGCTGCCTGCTCGAAGCGATTTCGCGGCAGCGTGGATCCTGATGCAGGCTGAAGCTCAGGGATTGCAGCTGAGCGACTGGGTTGATCTGGTCTCTTCGCGACGGGATGGCCTAGCAATTGCTGCCTGCTGGCGCTGGTGTCTCGGTCCCCAAACCCTGTTTCGTCTGCGTCAAGACCTCGTTGAGGCCAGGCCCCTGGCGGATCTGCGCCGGCTGCGGCGCGAACGCCGGCTGCGGGTGCTGCAGGAGCAAGCTGAAATGCGCTGGCAGCAGCAGCTGCGCGATCGTCAGCCGCTTGATCTGCAACTGCTCAGCGTTGAGCAGCGCCAGCAGCTTGAGCTATTGATTGATTGGGCTGGAGGTGAGTGCACAACTCCTCTACCCCTCCCCCTGCGCCAGGCTTTGCAGGCCGCCAAAGTGACGGCCGATACGGGTTCAATTCGCCACCTGCTGGTCGATCTGGGCCAGTGGCAAGCCCACAATTTGCCGTCCCTACGAGCCACGGTCTGGGAGCAAGGTTTTTCTGCTGATCTACTGGCTGATGCCGAACGTCTGCTAGCTAGCGCTGAGACTGAACAACCAGGCGATGGCGAGCGTCTCGACCTCAGCGGTCAGCGCAGTGTCACCATTGATGACGCGGATACCTGCGACATAGACGACGGCTTGGCGTTGGAAACAACCCCCGCTGGCCAGGTGAAGATTTGGATCCACGTGGCGGATCCAGGTCGCTTGATTGCGCTGGATTCGCCCCTCGATTTAGAGGCACGTCGGCGGGGCAGCAGTCTTTATCTGGCATCCGGAATTCTGCCGATGTTCCCCGAGGCGCTTGCCACCGGACCGATGAGCCTGCGGGCCGGCCATCGCAGTGCTGCTTGGAGCATCTGGGTTGAACTCGATGGCGATGGTGCTGTTGCGGCTTCTGGTTTGCAGCGCAGCTGGGTTAAGCCCACCTACCGGCTCAGCTATGGCGATGCCGACGACCTGATCGATCTAGCCCCGCCTCAGGAGCGCGATCTTGCCGACCTGCACGGCCTGCTGCTGCGCCGCCGCCAGTGGCGTGTGCGCCAGGGTGCCCTGCTGCTGGATCAGCCGGAGGGTCGGATTCGCGCCCAGGGAGACGCTGCCCAGCTTGAGATCACCGAACCCAGCCCCGCCCGCTTGATGGTGGCCGAAGCGATGATTCTGGCGGGCGCGGTTGTAGCAGGCCTCGGCCAAGACCAAGCTCTTGCCCTGCCCTATCGCAGCCAACTGACCGCTACTTTGCCGTCGGAGGCCGAGCTGGCAGCCCTGCCGGCTGGCCCAGTACGCCATTGCGCCATTAAGCGCTGCCTAAGCCGCGGTCATACCGGCACGGAGCCCAGCCCCCATTTCAGCCTGGGCTTGCCGGCCTATGTCCAAGTCACCTCGCCGATTCGCCGCTACGCCGATCTAGTGGCACAAAGGCAATTGCTGGCACTTCAACAGGCTCGCCAGCCCATGGTTGCCGCCGATCTAGCCGCCCTGCTCTCCGACCTAGACGGTCCGCTCAGGCAGGGGATCCAGATCAGCCGTGAAGACCAGCGTCACTGGCAGCAGGTGTGGTTTGCGGCCCATGGGAGTCAGCATTGGCAGGCCTGTTTCCTGCGCTGGCTGCGGCCCCAGGACCGGCTCGGGCTGGTGCACGTTGATGCCCTGGCCATGGATCTGGCGGCCGAGTGTCCAGGCGGCTCGGCCCCAGGCGATCTGCTGCAACTGCGAGTTCAGGCCGTAGACCCCCTGCGCGACCAGCTGCGACTGCAGGCCACGGGCTAA
- the rlmD gene encoding 23S rRNA (uracil(1939)-C(5))-methyltransferase RlmD has protein sequence MGTKSFGNGAGGGMSGGAELSTGMTVTVDITGLSHDGQGVARLADRVLFVAGALPGEQAKVRLTHKARRHWLAELQQVLEPAPERRRPPCILAEDCGGCSLQHLDDSAQQHWKHQKVVDALRRIAHLDTDVAPLMAAPEGLGYRNRAIIPLERCEDGRLRAGFYRPGTHKIVNMNRCPVLDPRLDALIAPLKSDLETSDWPVDRDCREGGGLRHLALRIGSYTGELLITLVSSTPDLEGIEILAAQWMHRWPELVGVCLNLQPLATNTLMGPETRVVVGRSWVQERFCDLELRIAADTFFQVHTRQAERIVPLVLAALAGSAPGVMVDAYCGIGTYSLPVAAAGWHVHGIELSPEAVHQAKANARENGLSESATFETGVVAECLAEHLVHCDAVFLDPPRKGLEPATLQAIIERPPAHLLYLSCDPATLARDLALLVGGGSYRLESVQPIDFFPQTSHVETLTVMSRIGAGIPTPQPEAAEPE, from the coding sequence GTGGGCACTAAAAGCTTTGGCAACGGCGCGGGTGGTGGCATGAGCGGTGGCGCCGAGCTGTCCACCGGCATGACCGTGACGGTGGACATCACCGGCCTATCCCATGACGGGCAGGGCGTGGCCCGTCTGGCAGATCGGGTCCTGTTTGTAGCTGGTGCCCTGCCTGGGGAGCAGGCGAAGGTACGCCTCACCCATAAGGCCCGTCGCCACTGGCTGGCTGAGCTGCAACAGGTGCTTGAGCCGGCACCGGAGCGGCGACGACCTCCTTGCATCCTTGCTGAGGATTGTGGTGGGTGCAGCTTGCAGCACCTCGATGACTCGGCGCAGCAGCACTGGAAGCACCAAAAAGTCGTTGATGCCCTGCGCCGTATTGCCCACCTTGATACGGATGTTGCGCCCTTAATGGCAGCACCAGAAGGGCTCGGCTATCGCAACAGGGCGATTATCCCGCTGGAGCGCTGCGAGGACGGGCGGTTACGGGCTGGCTTTTATCGCCCTGGCACCCACAAGATTGTCAATATGAATCGCTGCCCGGTGCTTGATCCGCGCCTGGACGCCTTGATCGCACCGCTTAAATCTGATCTTGAGACCAGCGACTGGCCCGTTGATCGGGACTGCCGCGAGGGGGGCGGCCTGCGCCATCTGGCCCTGCGAATCGGCAGCTATACCGGCGAGTTGCTGATCACCCTGGTAAGCAGCACCCCAGACCTGGAGGGCATCGAGATCTTGGCTGCCCAATGGATGCACCGCTGGCCAGAACTTGTGGGGGTCTGCCTGAACCTGCAACCCCTAGCTACCAACACCCTGATGGGGCCCGAGACACGCGTGGTGGTCGGCCGTAGCTGGGTGCAGGAGCGTTTCTGTGACCTGGAGCTGCGCATTGCGGCAGACACTTTTTTCCAGGTCCATACCAGGCAGGCTGAACGAATTGTGCCCCTGGTTCTTGCTGCGCTGGCGGGCTCTGCGCCTGGCGTGATGGTTGATGCCTACTGCGGCATTGGCACCTACAGCTTGCCGGTGGCGGCGGCGGGCTGGCACGTTCACGGCATTGAACTAAGCCCCGAGGCCGTGCACCAGGCCAAGGCCAATGCCCGCGAAAACGGCCTAAGTGAATCAGCCACCTTTGAGACCGGAGTGGTGGCCGAGTGCCTGGCTGAGCACCTGGTTCATTGCGATGCGGTCTTTCTCGATCCCCCCCGCAAGGGACTGGAGCCCGCCACCCTGCAGGCGATCATCGAACGCCCCCCCGCCCACCTCCTCTACCTCAGTTGCGACCCCGCCACCTTGGCCCGGGACCTGGCCCTGCTGGTTGGCGGCGGCAGTTATCGCTTGGAGAGCGTTCAGCCGATCGACTTTTTCCCCCAAACAAGCCACGTAGAGACATTGACCGTTATGAGCCGTATCGGAGCTGGCATCCCAACCCCGCAGCCCGAGGCAGCGGAGCCGGAGTAG
- a CDS encoding methionine--tRNA ligase produces the protein MTYTLTTPLYYVNDRAHLGSAYTTLACDALARHQRLRGESVLFITGCDEHGQKIQRTAEAAGLSPQAHCDLISEGYRDLWNRWQISNDRFIRTTDPRHRQLVAQFFDRVQANGDVVEGRQQGWYCVACEEFKDDAPGSEDPECPIHRKPLEWRDEVNLFFRLSRYQAQIEALIRQPGFIAPASRQKEVENFVAQGLRDFSISRIDLPWGIPVPGHEGHTFYVWFDALLGYLTALLDPAEPVVLEQVLERGWPAQLHVIGKDILRFHAVYWPAMLLSAGLPLPERVFGHGFLTREGQKMGKSLGNVLDPEVLLERCGRDAVRWYLLRDIPFGEDGDFQQQRFTDLVNNDLANTIGNLLNRTSSMARRWFEDAVPPAGAAAQADHPLAVAALAAGDSVNTALTDLDFRRAAEAALQLAIAANGYLNDQAPWKQMKLEGQESLVAADLYAVLEATRWVAVLLAPLLPELSDRMLVQLGQEPFVSGPLAPACVPSSQVSPWLLAQQWGQLEPGLALIEPQPVMLRLELDSPL, from the coding sequence ATGACTTACACGCTCACCACCCCCCTCTATTACGTCAACGACCGCGCCCATCTCGGCAGTGCTTACACAACGCTTGCCTGCGATGCGTTGGCACGCCACCAGCGGCTGAGGGGGGAGTCGGTGCTGTTCATCACCGGCTGCGATGAACACGGCCAGAAGATCCAGCGCACGGCCGAAGCGGCTGGACTCAGTCCGCAGGCCCATTGCGATCTAATCAGCGAGGGATATCGCGATCTTTGGAACCGCTGGCAAATCAGCAACGACCGCTTCATCCGCACCACCGACCCCCGCCACCGCCAATTGGTGGCTCAATTTTTTGACCGCGTGCAGGCCAACGGCGACGTGGTGGAGGGGCGTCAGCAGGGCTGGTATTGCGTTGCTTGCGAGGAATTCAAAGACGACGCACCGGGCAGTGAGGATCCCGAATGCCCCATCCATCGCAAGCCCCTGGAGTGGCGCGATGAGGTCAATTTGTTTTTCCGCCTTTCCCGCTATCAGGCCCAGATCGAGGCCTTGATCCGTCAGCCGGGCTTCATTGCCCCCGCCAGCAGGCAGAAGGAGGTCGAAAACTTCGTGGCCCAGGGGCTGCGCGATTTTTCAATCTCCCGGATCGACCTGCCATGGGGCATTCCGGTGCCCGGCCATGAAGGCCATACCTTTTATGTGTGGTTTGACGCCCTGCTCGGCTATCTCACTGCCCTGCTCGACCCGGCGGAGCCAGTTGTGCTGGAGCAGGTGCTGGAGCGGGGCTGGCCGGCCCAGCTCCACGTGATTGGCAAGGACATCCTGCGCTTCCACGCGGTTTATTGGCCGGCGATGCTGCTGTCTGCGGGGTTGCCCCTGCCAGAGCGCGTATTTGGCCACGGCTTCTTGACCCGCGAAGGCCAGAAGATGGGCAAGTCCCTTGGCAATGTGCTCGATCCTGAGGTGCTACTGGAGCGCTGTGGCCGCGATGCGGTGCGCTGGTACTTGCTGCGCGACATTCCCTTCGGCGAGGACGGTGATTTCCAGCAGCAGCGCTTCACGGATCTGGTCAACAACGACTTGGCAAATACGATCGGCAACCTGCTGAATCGCACCTCGTCGATGGCACGGCGCTGGTTTGAAGATGCCGTGCCCCCGGCCGGAGCCGCCGCCCAAGCTGATCACCCCCTGGCCGTAGCTGCCCTCGCGGCCGGCGATAGCGTCAATACGGCCTTAACCGACCTGGACTTCCGTCGCGCCGCTGAAGCGGCCCTGCAGCTAGCAATCGCTGCAAACGGCTACCTCAACGACCAGGCCCCCTGGAAGCAAATGAAGCTCGAGGGTCAGGAGAGTTTGGTGGCAGCGGATCTTTATGCCGTGCTCGAGGCCACCCGCTGGGTCGCGGTGCTGCTGGCTCCGCTCCTGCCTGAGCTTTCTGATCGGATGCTGGTCCAGCTCGGTCAGGAACCATTTGTTAGCGGTCCGCTGGCTCCTGCCTGCGTCCCTAGCAGCCAAGTTTCTCCTTGGCTGCTAGCCCAGCAATGGGGTCAGCTAGAGCCCGGACTCGCCCTGATTGAGCCGCAGCCGGTGATGTTGCGACTTGAGCTCGACTCACCTCTGTGA
- a CDS encoding allophycocyanin subunit alpha-B: MSVVRDLILQADDQLRYPSGGELRSMVEYLSRGAERLAVVRLLTDNERKIVDESAKQLFQRNPDYVAPGGNAYGQKQRAQCLRDYSWYLRLVTYGVLAGSTEMIQQIGLVGAREMYNSLGVPMPGMVDAMRTMKEASLALLSTDQASLAGPYFDFLIQGMQTST; the protein is encoded by the coding sequence ATGAGCGTCGTTCGGGATCTGATCCTTCAGGCTGATGATCAGCTGCGGTATCCCAGTGGCGGCGAGTTGCGCTCCATGGTGGAGTACCTCAGCCGGGGAGCCGAAAGGCTGGCGGTTGTGCGGCTTCTTACCGACAACGAGAGAAAGATTGTTGATGAGTCGGCCAAGCAGCTCTTCCAGCGCAACCCCGACTACGTGGCCCCTGGTGGCAATGCCTACGGCCAGAAGCAGCGGGCCCAGTGCCTGCGCGACTACAGCTGGTATCTGCGCCTGGTGACCTACGGCGTTCTCGCCGGGAGCACCGAGATGATTCAACAGATTGGCCTGGTCGGTGCCCGTGAGATGTACAACAGCCTCGGCGTACCCATGCCAGGCATGGTGGACGCAATGCGCACCATGAAGGAGGCCTCGCTAGCCCTGCTGAGCACAGACCAGGCTTCCCTTGCGGGCCCTTACTTCGACTTCCTGATCCAGGGCATGCAAACCAGCACCTGA
- the rpmG gene encoding 50S ribosomal protein L33, with protein sequence MAKNKGVRIVITLECTECRSNPAKRSPGVSRYTTEKNRRNTTERLELKKFCTHCNSATVHKEIK encoded by the coding sequence ATGGCTAAAAACAAGGGCGTCCGGATCGTGATCACTCTCGAGTGCACCGAATGCCGGTCCAACCCCGCAAAGCGTTCTCCAGGTGTGTCCCGGTACACCACTGAGAAGAACCGCCGTAACACCACCGAACGGCTCGAGCTGAAGAAGTTCTGTACCCACTGCAATTCCGCGACGGTTCACAAGGAAATCAAGTGA
- a CDS encoding FAD-dependent oxidoreductase — MTLPSEAVDVLVWGGGTGGVAAAIQAARGGASTLLLTPGNWLGGMVSAAGVCCPDGSELTPWQTGLWGAFLRALEQAEPEGLDQNWVSCFGYRPATAEAILQGWVQELPKLKWVPGCKLLAVERQGSRITAVQLERRGESQWLACKVMVDGSDRGDLLPLAEAPFRLGWEAQELWGEPSAPSQQRLQTEAFFKQQPVQSPTWVVMGQLQSEVLPPATAPLPLAAPFERASEAFGLERTINYGRLPGGLVMLNWPLHGNDWHQGLERAFSADPAEQAALAAEMQSYSLQFARALEQASGGWLQLGHAFPAEAGSPAPWLAAMPYWREGRRLLGRSLVLEQHLLPLGSAESQGPLPLNACGELESIAVGNYANDHHYPGPDWPLAPKSIRWGGRWSGTPFCIPYGALLSAEIDNLLAADKAFSSSHMANGATRLQPLILNIGQAAGAAAALAVQRGIPPAELTPLAVQQCLLHDHRAPAAVVPLWDTPWHASDWLARQLQLLANPELLQANGQIGRPFQRPLSPSQGHPEPRESLWEGRVLPDGQGGYTFVSETDLSSDNAKREWPLISLEPGLNRWLQNLDKPTQAKLIGCANPWGPWLRASRLTAD, encoded by the coding sequence ATGACCCTGCCTTCAGAAGCAGTGGATGTCTTGGTGTGGGGGGGCGGCACCGGCGGCGTGGCCGCAGCAATCCAGGCGGCCCGCGGCGGTGCCAGCACCCTGTTGCTCACCCCTGGCAACTGGCTTGGAGGCATGGTGAGCGCCGCCGGCGTTTGTTGCCCCGATGGCAGTGAGCTCACCCCTTGGCAGACCGGTCTCTGGGGAGCCTTTCTGCGCGCCCTTGAGCAGGCCGAGCCCGAGGGACTGGATCAAAACTGGGTGAGTTGCTTTGGTTACCGGCCCGCTACAGCCGAGGCGATCCTGCAGGGCTGGGTGCAGGAACTCCCCAAGTTGAAATGGGTGCCGGGATGCAAGCTGCTGGCGGTAGAGCGCCAAGGCTCCCGAATCACAGCGGTACAGCTGGAACGCAGGGGTGAAAGCCAATGGCTGGCCTGCAAAGTTATGGTCGATGGCAGCGACCGCGGCGACCTACTGCCCCTAGCGGAGGCTCCATTTCGACTCGGCTGGGAAGCCCAGGAGTTATGGGGCGAACCCAGTGCCCCCAGCCAGCAACGGCTGCAAACGGAAGCTTTTTTCAAGCAACAACCCGTGCAATCGCCCACCTGGGTGGTGATGGGCCAGCTCCAGAGCGAGGTGTTGCCGCCAGCTACAGCCCCCCTGCCCTTAGCTGCGCCGTTTGAACGAGCCAGCGAGGCCTTCGGGTTAGAGCGCACGATCAACTACGGGCGCCTGCCGGGCGGCCTGGTGATGCTCAACTGGCCCCTGCACGGCAATGACTGGCACCAGGGGCTGGAACGCGCCTTCAGCGCTGATCCAGCGGAGCAAGCTGCGCTAGCTGCCGAGATGCAGTCCTACAGCCTGCAGTTTGCAAGAGCCCTTGAGCAGGCAAGTGGGGGCTGGCTTCAATTGGGCCATGCCTTTCCTGCTGAAGCCGGCAGTCCTGCCCCCTGGCTGGCTGCCATGCCCTACTGGCGGGAGGGGCGAAGGCTGCTGGGCCGCTCGCTGGTGCTGGAACAGCACCTGCTCCCCCTAGGCAGCGCTGAATCCCAGGGGCCACTACCGCTCAATGCTTGCGGCGAACTGGAGTCGATAGCGGTGGGCAACTACGCCAACGACCACCACTACCCCGGGCCTGACTGGCCACTGGCACCGAAAAGCATTCGCTGGGGCGGGCGCTGGAGCGGCACTCCCTTCTGCATTCCCTATGGCGCCCTGCTGAGCGCTGAGATCGACAACCTGCTGGCAGCTGACAAGGCCTTCAGCAGCAGCCACATGGCCAATGGGGCCACCCGTTTGCAGCCCCTGATTCTGAACATCGGCCAGGCGGCCGGTGCGGCAGCGGCCCTGGCGGTACAGCGGGGCATCCCCCCAGCTGAGCTAACCCCCCTGGCAGTTCAGCAATGCCTGCTCCACGATCACCGTGCTCCAGCGGCAGTAGTACCGCTCTGGGACACCCCCTGGCATGCCAGCGATTGGTTAGCCCGCCAGCTGCAGCTGCTTGCCAATCCCGAACTCCTCCAGGCCAATGGCCAAATTGGACGCCCATTTCAAAGACCCCTAAGTCCGAGCCAGGGCCATCCCGAACCCAGGGAGTCTCTGTGGGAAGGAAGGGTGCTGCCGGACGGCCAGGGCGGCTACACCTTTGTGAGCGAAACCGATCTCAGTAGTGATAACGCCAAAAGGGAGTGGCCCCTAATCAGCCTGGAGCCAGGCCTGAACCGCTGGCTGCAGAACCTTGATAAGCCGACCCAGGCCAAATTGATTGGCTGTGCCAATCCATGGGGGCCGTGGTTGCGGGCCTCGCGACTGACCGCGGATTAG
- the rpsR gene encoding 30S ribosomal protein S18: MSSSFFKKRLSPIKPGDPIDYKDVDLLKKFITERGKILPRRLTGLTAKQQRDLTNAVKRARIVALLPFVNPEG, translated from the coding sequence ATGTCCAGCTCTTTTTTCAAAAAGCGCCTTTCGCCAATCAAGCCTGGCGATCCGATCGACTACAAGGATGTCGATCTGCTCAAGAAGTTCATAACTGAACGCGGCAAGATCCTGCCCCGCAGGCTCACTGGCCTGACAGCCAAGCAGCAGCGTGACCTGACTAACGCTGTTAAGCGTGCCCGCATTGTGGCCTTGCTGCCTTTTGTGAATCCCGAAGGCTGA
- the pheT gene encoding phenylalanine--tRNA ligase subunit beta encodes MRVSLQWLQELVTGPEQALTPGPLAERLSLAGFEVDAIEDLAAQAGGVVVGFVRERQAHPNADKLSVCLVDIGAAETLQIVCGAANVRAGIHVPVALVGATLPAVNLTIKPAELRGVASSGMICSLAELGQAADGEGIAILDELLEQVPPLGAAVGPSLGLDDQVLELAITANRPDGLSMQGIAREVAALVGGQTQIKAPEIASPSQPLPLSASDRAAVEAGGLFSITALDGLKVAPSPLWLQQRLQKAGIRPINNIVDITNLVMLETGQPLHAFDSRRLAVINGDSEPQLASLGLRQALAGEEFTSLDATEHKLSPEALVVTYSNRPIALAGVMGGADEAVNEATTSIWLEAAVFAPQAVRRSARSVGLRTEASSRFEKGLPREATLAAADRAVALLKQHCAAKVSGRWLRQRDEQPIEPLQLRRDALHNLLGPVQDGEGYSDLSDDRIVQTLSALGCQLTEELDGEGWRVTVPPSRLMDLQREVDLIEEVARLVGYDHFACHLPDPLEPGGLTPAQQVERRLRRQLCAAGLQEACSFSLVPAAAGRIPLANPLLADYGYLRDNLHGELLAAARRNLQSGQPGFWAFEIGQVFSSDAARSDRQLLAGVICGERRGERWSSSGKPQPPSYHQARGLLQQALVSLAIPIEDRPLGQHPLLHPGRAAQLFIEGRPQGWFGQLHPELAEKLDLPQTSIIFELELDALLIAATRRNRWQPAFAPYATVPASERDLAVVVPASTNSAELLQVIRKAGKPLLEHAELVDRYEGGQLAAGQCSQAFRLRYRDASRTLTDEEVEAAHSSIRTALEKQLGALLRS; translated from the coding sequence ATGCGGGTCTCGCTCCAATGGCTGCAGGAGCTGGTGACCGGCCCCGAACAAGCCCTCACTCCGGGGCCCCTAGCCGAGCGTCTGTCTTTGGCTGGTTTTGAGGTAGACGCCATAGAAGACCTGGCCGCCCAGGCCGGCGGCGTAGTGGTGGGCTTCGTGCGTGAACGCCAGGCCCACCCCAACGCAGACAAGCTCAGCGTCTGTTTAGTAGATATCGGCGCAGCCGAAACCCTGCAGATCGTCTGCGGGGCAGCGAATGTACGGGCTGGAATCCATGTGCCCGTTGCCCTGGTGGGCGCCACCCTGCCGGCGGTCAACCTGACGATCAAGCCAGCCGAACTGCGCGGTGTGGCCAGCAGCGGCATGATCTGCTCCCTTGCCGAGCTTGGCCAGGCGGCAGATGGGGAAGGAATCGCCATCCTTGATGAGCTGCTGGAGCAGGTGCCCCCCCTGGGCGCAGCGGTGGGACCAAGCCTGGGGCTGGATGACCAGGTTTTGGAGTTGGCGATCACCGCCAACCGACCTGATGGCCTCTCCATGCAAGGCATCGCCAGGGAGGTGGCGGCCTTGGTAGGCGGCCAGACCCAGATAAAGGCCCCTGAAATTGCCTCGCCAAGCCAGCCGCTGCCTCTATCCGCCAGCGACCGGGCCGCAGTTGAGGCTGGGGGGCTATTCAGCATCACAGCCCTCGACGGGCTGAAGGTCGCCCCATCGCCCCTCTGGCTGCAACAACGCCTGCAGAAGGCCGGCATACGCCCGATCAACAACATTGTTGACATCACCAACTTGGTGATGCTGGAGACGGGGCAACCCCTGCACGCCTTCGACAGCAGGCGCCTAGCCGTAATCAATGGCGACAGCGAGCCCCAGCTGGCCAGCCTGGGGCTTCGCCAGGCCCTCGCTGGTGAGGAATTCACCAGCCTGGACGCTACGGAACACAAACTCAGCCCCGAAGCCCTGGTGGTTACTTACAGCAACCGCCCCATCGCCCTGGCTGGCGTGATGGGTGGTGCGGATGAAGCCGTTAATGAAGCCACCACTTCCATCTGGCTTGAGGCTGCTGTATTTGCTCCCCAGGCGGTGCGCCGCTCCGCCAGAAGCGTTGGCTTACGCACTGAAGCAAGCAGCCGTTTTGAGAAGGGGTTGCCCAGGGAGGCCACCCTCGCTGCAGCAGATCGGGCCGTGGCCCTTCTTAAGCAACATTGCGCTGCCAAGGTTTCGGGCCGCTGGCTGCGTCAACGAGACGAGCAGCCAATCGAACCATTGCAACTGAGGCGCGACGCCCTGCACAATTTGCTCGGACCTGTCCAAGACGGCGAAGGCTATTCAGACCTAAGTGACGACAGGATCGTCCAGACCTTGAGCGCCCTTGGTTGCCAACTAACAGAAGAGCTAGATGGCGAAGGTTGGCGCGTCACCGTGCCCCCCTCGCGGTTGATGGATCTGCAGCGGGAAGTTGACCTAATCGAGGAGGTGGCCCGTCTGGTTGGTTACGACCACTTCGCCTGCCACCTACCCGACCCACTGGAGCCTGGGGGCCTAACTCCAGCCCAGCAGGTGGAGCGCCGCCTGCGCCGCCAACTGTGCGCTGCCGGGCTACAAGAGGCCTGCAGCTTTTCCCTGGTGCCGGCAGCAGCTGGGCGCATACCCCTGGCTAATCCCCTGCTAGCTGATTACGGCTACCTGCGCGACAACCTGCATGGCGAGTTGCTCGCCGCTGCACGCCGCAACTTGCAAAGTGGGCAGCCAGGTTTCTGGGCTTTTGAGATCGGCCAGGTGTTTAGCAGCGATGCCGCCAGGTCTGATCGCCAGCTGCTGGCTGGGGTTATCTGTGGCGAACGGCGAGGTGAGCGCTGGAGCAGCAGTGGCAAACCCCAGCCCCCCAGCTATCACCAGGCCCGCGGCCTGCTGCAGCAGGCCCTGGTATCGCTGGCGATTCCAATCGAAGATCGCCCCCTTGGCCAGCACCCTTTGCTGCACCCGGGCCGAGCTGCCCAGCTTTTTATAGAGGGTCGGCCCCAAGGCTGGTTTGGCCAGCTGCACCCGGAGCTGGCCGAAAAGCTCGACCTGCCGCAAACAAGCATCATCTTCGAGCTCGAACTCGATGCCTTGCTCATCGCCGCCACCCGCCGCAACCGCTGGCAGCCAGCCTTTGCCCCCTATGCCACCGTTCCCGCTTCGGAGCGAGATCTGGCCGTAGTGGTGCCAGCCAGCACGAATTCTGCTGAGCTGCTTCAGGTGATTCGCAAGGCAGGCAAGCCGCTGCTGGAGCACGCGGAATTGGTAGACCGCTACGAAGGCGGACAACTTGCTGCAGGCCAGTGCAGTCAAGCCTTCCGGCTGCGCTACCGCGATGCCAGCCGCACCCTCACCGATGAAGAGGTGGAAGCAGCCCACTCCTCGATCCGGACAGCCCTGGAAAAGCAGCTGGGCGCCCTGTTGCGCAGCTGA